The Triticum aestivum cultivar Chinese Spring chromosome 3A, IWGSC CS RefSeq v2.1, whole genome shotgun sequence genome includes a region encoding these proteins:
- the LOC123057934 gene encoding uncharacterized protein: protein MEQWRSTAAEASSRSFTNINGTNAIVDAITGARQQYRLAAEDCRMFRPGVHPLPNAGQGASAGGDIIDLALGRIKRFSRFHAVMGNVFSLCADHIGLQGNAPLWRDRWQLHHADAARHAETALHCLHSAKSHGHAALGVFHVMLRPPSPRAVAHAWAPAAEQLLRGAMDDLAMAEAAVERMRPAIVAQFFDASMLLHG from the coding sequence ATGGAGCAGTGGAGGAGCACAGCGGCGGAGGCGTCGTCTCGCAGCTTCACCAACATCAACGGGACGAATGCAATAGTCGACGCCATCACTGGCGCCCGCCAGCAGTACCGCCTGGCCGCCGAGGACTGCCGCATGTTCCGCCCGGGCGTGCATCCCCTGCCCAACGCCGGCCAGGGCGCTTCAGCAGGCGGCGACATCATCGACCTCGCCCTCGGCCGGATCAAGCGCTTCAGCAGGTTCCACGCCGTAATGGGCAACGTCTTCTCCCTCTGCGCTGACCACATCGGGCTCCAGGGCAACGCGCCATTGTGGCGCGACAGGTGGCAGCTCCACCACGCCGACGCTGCCCGCCACGCGGAGACGGCGCTGCACTGCCTACACTCCGCCAAGTCGCACGGCCATGCGGCGCTCGGCGTCTTCCACGTCATGCTCAGGCCGCCATCGCCGCGAGCGGTCGCCCACGCCTGGGCACCGGCGGCCGAGCAGCTCCTGCGCGGCGCGATGGACGATCTGGCCATGGCGGAGGCCGCGGTGGAGCGGATGCGCCCGGCCATTGTCGCCCAGTTCTTCGACGCCTCGATGCTTCTGCATGGCTGA